The following proteins come from a genomic window of Anaerolineae bacterium:
- the ablA gene encoding lysine 2,3-aminomutase gives MELMETQELEEPPGSAEEPPGAWSHIPAELWNDWRWQLSHRLRTVEDFARVVRLTDEEREALAAPGHFRVAVTPYFASLMDPNDPNCPIRRQVIPTTAELTPAEWEYEDSLAEDAHSPVPGLVHRYPDRVLMLVTTQCASYCRFCTRSRLVGDSHAQMGFRVYEQQLAYIAAHPQVRDVLLSGGDPLLLAPRVLQYLLSRLRAIPHVEVIRIGTRVPVFLPQRVTDELVQILRAYHPLWMNIHFNHPKEITPAVERALARLADAGIPLGSQTVLLAGINDCPNVITALVHRLVRNRVRPYYLYQCDMVRGTERFRTPVQKGIEIMEALRGHTSGYAIPTFVIDAPGGGGKVPILPNYLLSMSEKRVVVRNYEGFICSYEQPSHYVSHDPSTCPYCQARREEGAQAGVRGLLAGEARSIEPAGWREAHQRPTRTEMPAHSISVSAPHVLEQG, from the coding sequence ATGGAACTGATGGAAACTCAAGAACTGGAAGAGCCTCCCGGTAGTGCTGAGGAGCCTCCTGGTGCATGGAGCCATATTCCTGCTGAACTGTGGAACGATTGGCGCTGGCAGTTAAGCCACCGCCTGCGCACCGTTGAGGATTTTGCTCGGGTTGTTCGCCTGACCGACGAAGAGAGAGAAGCTCTGGCGGCACCCGGGCATTTTCGCGTCGCTGTTACCCCCTATTTCGCCAGTCTGATGGACCCGAACGATCCGAACTGTCCCATTCGCCGGCAGGTGATCCCGACGACGGCGGAGCTCACGCCGGCGGAATGGGAGTATGAGGATTCCCTGGCGGAGGATGCCCATTCGCCGGTGCCGGGGCTGGTGCACCGCTATCCGGATCGGGTGCTGATGCTGGTGACCACCCAGTGCGCCAGCTACTGCCGCTTCTGCACCCGCAGCCGGCTGGTGGGTGATTCCCATGCGCAGATGGGCTTCCGGGTCTATGAACAGCAGTTAGCATATATTGCCGCGCACCCGCAGGTGCGCGATGTCCTGCTCTCCGGTGGAGATCCGCTTCTGTTGGCGCCGCGGGTCCTGCAGTATCTGCTGTCGCGACTGCGGGCCATCCCGCATGTGGAGGTGATCCGCATCGGGACGCGCGTGCCGGTGTTCCTGCCCCAGCGCGTGACCGATGAGCTGGTGCAGATACTGCGCGCCTATCATCCGCTGTGGATGAACATCCATTTCAATCATCCGAAGGAGATCACGCCGGCGGTGGAGCGGGCGCTGGCGCGGCTGGCGGATGCCGGCATCCCGCTGGGAAGCCAGACCGTCCTGCTGGCCGGCATCAACGACTGCCCCAACGTCATCACCGCCTTGGTACACCGCCTGGTGCGCAACCGCGTGCGCCCGTACTATCTCTATCAGTGCGACATGGTGCGGGGGACGGAGCGCTTCCGCACGCCGGTGCAGAAGGGCATCGAGATCATGGAGGCCCTGCGCGGCCACACCTCCGGCTATGCCATCCCGACCTTCGTCATTGATGCGCCGGGCGGCGGCGGCAAGGTGCCCATCCTGCCCAACTACCTGTTGAGCATGTCGGAGAAGCGGGTGGTGGTGCGCAATTACGAGGGCTTCATCTGTTCCTACGAACAGCCGAGCCACTACGTCTCCCATGACCCGTCCACCTGTCCGTACTGCCAGGCCCGGCGGGAAGAGGGAGCGCAGGCCGGCGTGCGGGGCCTGCTGGCCGGCGAGGCGCGCAGTATCGAGCCGGCCGGCTGGCGGGAAGCGCATCAGCGCCCCACGCGAACCGAGATGCCGGCCCATTCCATCAGCGTCTCCGCACCGCACGTGCTGGAGCAAGGATAA